Proteins from a single region of Dehalococcoidia bacterium:
- a CDS encoding thiamine pyrophosphate-dependent enzyme: protein MSKMSGGDALISSLEREGVEVIFGLPGVQMYGVVDALRRNKNIKMIVPRHEQATSYMADGYARASRGIGVAMVVPGPGLYNAAAGLSTAYSSNSRVLMIAGQIPRSTIGKDMGGLHEVNDQLETIKPVTKFQKRLLRPHEIPSGVSEAFSHLKNGRPRPVEIEMPPETMVESEEVQLLEASTFERMKPNDDAITEAVKLIINAKNPLIYAGTGVIRSEAEDELRELSEITNIPVITSAAAKGVISDEHPNSLGSGLTGKGQIKDLMEKSDLIIILGSRFAIRYPAAENTKKIQVEIDKSEIGKFHKDVLPVIGDAKVSIRKLIDLTNQMGGTNLESPASQVKKIREILESGSEGLQPQHDILDSLRNGMPKETISVWDMTQMGYYSRAAFKTYSTSTYFDSGYSGNLGWAFPTAIGAKVAKPDTPVVSVSGDGGFMYNVQELSTAVKYGINIIGVIFNDGYYGNVRRDLELDWGGDYETSFVNPDFAKMAETYGAKGITVDDATKVDEAIEEAIAANKPTLIDVNMVDTNKVPRPFAGRAPWTLPHDELLD, encoded by the coding sequence ATGAGTAAGATGTCTGGTGGAGATGCACTAATAAGTTCTTTAGAACGAGAAGGTGTAGAAGTTATTTTTGGTTTACCTGGGGTACAAATGTATGGAGTAGTAGATGCACTCCGAAGAAATAAAAATATAAAAATGATTGTACCAAGACATGAACAGGCTACCTCATATATGGCTGATGGATATGCTAGAGCTAGCAGAGGTATTGGTGTAGCAATGGTTGTACCTGGTCCTGGACTTTACAACGCAGCTGCTGGTTTATCTACAGCATATTCATCTAACTCAAGAGTATTAATGATTGCTGGTCAAATACCTAGATCTACAATTGGTAAGGATATGGGTGGTTTGCATGAAGTTAATGATCAACTTGAAACAATAAAGCCAGTAACAAAATTTCAAAAAAGATTACTAAGACCACATGAAATTCCATCAGGAGTTTCAGAAGCTTTTAGTCATCTAAAGAATGGAAGACCAAGGCCAGTTGAAATTGAAATGCCACCAGAAACTATGGTTGAGAGTGAAGAAGTTCAACTCTTAGAAGCATCTACGTTTGAAAGAATGAAACCTAATGATGATGCAATCACTGAAGCGGTGAAACTTATTATAAATGCTAAAAATCCTTTGATATATGCTGGAACAGGAGTAATTAGATCTGAAGCTGAGGATGAATTAAGAGAACTATCCGAAATTACAAATATTCCTGTTATAACCAGTGCCGCAGCAAAAGGAGTAATATCAGATGAACATCCAAATTCTTTAGGTTCTGGGCTTACAGGTAAAGGTCAAATAAAAGATTTAATGGAAAAAAGTGATTTAATTATAATATTGGGTTCAAGATTTGCCATTAGATATCCCGCAGCTGAGAATACCAAGAAAATACAAGTTGAAATAGATAAATCTGAAATAGGAAAATTTCATAAAGATGTTCTACCTGTAATTGGTGATGCAAAAGTTTCTATTAGAAAATTAATAGACTTAACTAACCAAATGGGTGGAACAAATCTAGAATCTCCTGCATCTCAAGTAAAAAAGATAAGAGAAATTTTAGAATCTGGATCTGAAGGGCTCCAACCTCAACATGATATTTTAGATTCATTGCGTAATGGTATGCCAAAAGAAACCATTTCAGTTTGGGATATGACTCAAATGGGGTATTACTCAAGAGCAGCTTTCAAAACATATAGTACTTCAACTTATTTTGATTCTGGTTATTCAGGTAATCTAGGTTGGGCATTTCCAACAGCTATAGGTGCTAAGGTAGCAAAACCAGATACTCCAGTCGTTTCTGTATCAGGTGATGGTGGATTTATGTATAATGTTCAAGAATTATCAACAGCAGTAAAGTATGGAATTAATATTATAGGTGTCATATTTAATGATGGATATTATGGGAATGTCAGAAGAGATCTTGAATTAGATTGGGGTGGTGATTACGAAACAAGTTTTGTAAACCCTGATTTTGCAAAAATGGCTGAAACATATGGAGCTAAAGGTATAACTGTCGATGACGCTACTAAAGTAGATGAAGCTATTGAAGAAGCAATAGCGGCTAATAAACCAACATTGATTGATGTAAATATGGTTGATACTAATAAAGTACCAAGGCCATTTGCTGGAAGAGCTCCTTGGACATTACCCCATGATGAGTTGTTAGACTAA
- a CDS encoding GMC family oxidoreductase N-terminal domain-containing protein, with product MRNIYDTVIVGSGSAGSILANRLTEDPNKNVLLIEAGNDYSNLEYMPENVYYGHANLDMPASQELDPHNWAYKAESTKDGPLIRIPRGKVIGGSSSINAQILLRGIREDYDRWAEFGNEKWSFDKVLPFFKKFENDLDFSNEDYHGDEGYIKVKRVPEPEWDDVHRAFYNSCIDYGFPSCPDHNKPDSTGVGPLGFNQIDGVRQSTAITYLNDIRHRPNINVKSNTYVKEIIFDGTKAIGLKLISGEESFDLFTDEIILSAGAIETPKLLLNSGVGDPNKFINHGIKPVIDLPGVGKNLRDHPMVYVAWEASENYSNPTTNYSRVAMGLRYTSDQSNFTNDMIVYMNSSTKNNGNPEVPDGIKANLTLNLEESSGEISLNKDNPDAYPQINYNYLSTDNDINRFVEGIKILEKIGLHKEFQNYAGEMNHPDSNIRNDDKLLKKWLRTKMVTGHHSSGTCKMGNDSLAVVNQDGSVRGVQNLKVVDASIMPDCIRANTNATVMLIAERIIDLW from the coding sequence ATGAGAAATATTTACGATACGGTCATAGTTGGCTCTGGTTCAGCTGGTTCAATTCTAGCAAATCGTTTAACAGAAGATCCAAATAAAAATGTTTTATTAATTGAAGCTGGTAATGACTATAGTAATTTGGAATATATGCCAGAAAATGTCTATTATGGACATGCAAATTTAGATATGCCTGCCTCTCAAGAACTAGATCCTCATAATTGGGCATATAAAGCCGAAAGCACTAAAGATGGACCATTAATAAGAATACCTAGAGGAAAAGTTATTGGAGGTTCATCATCTATCAATGCTCAAATTCTATTAAGAGGTATAAGAGAAGATTATGATCGTTGGGCTGAATTTGGTAATGAAAAATGGTCATTTGATAAAGTCTTACCTTTCTTTAAAAAATTTGAAAATGATTTAGATTTTTCTAATGAAGATTATCATGGAGATGAAGGTTACATAAAAGTAAAAAGAGTTCCTGAGCCAGAATGGGATGATGTTCATAGAGCATTTTATAATTCTTGTATTGACTATGGATTCCCGTCATGTCCGGATCATAATAAACCAGATTCAACAGGAGTTGGTCCACTAGGATTTAATCAAATAGATGGAGTTAGACAGAGTACAGCAATTACATACTTGAATGATATTAGGCATAGACCAAATATTAATGTTAAGAGTAATACTTATGTAAAAGAAATTATATTTGATGGCACTAAGGCTATAGGTCTTAAATTAATATCAGGAGAAGAAAGTTTTGATTTATTTACTGATGAGATAATTCTATCAGCAGGAGCTATTGAAACTCCAAAACTTCTTCTAAATTCTGGTGTTGGTGATCCTAATAAATTTATAAATCATGGCATAAAGCCGGTTATTGATTTACCAGGTGTTGGAAAAAACCTAAGAGATCATCCAATGGTTTATGTTGCTTGGGAAGCTTCAGAGAATTATTCTAATCCAACTACCAACTATTCAAGAGTAGCAATGGGATTAAGATATACCTCAGATCAATCTAATTTTACAAATGATATGATTGTCTACATGAACTCGAGTACAAAAAATAATGGAAACCCTGAAGTTCCTGATGGTATTAAAGCTAATTTGACTTTAAATTTGGAAGAAAGTTCAGGAGAGATTTCACTAAATAAAGATAATCCAGATGCATATCCACAGATAAATTATAATTACTTAAGTACAGATAATGATATAAACAGATTTGTTGAAGGTATAAAAATTCTCGAAAAAATCGGACTACATAAAGAGTTCCAAAATTATGCAGGAGAAATGAATCATCCAGACTCAAATATAAGAAATGATGATAAACTACTAAAAAAATGGTTGCGAACAAAGATGGTTACAGGACACCATAGTAGTGGAACTTGTAAAATGGGGAATGATTCCTTAGCAGTAGTTAATCAAGATGGTTCAGTTAGAGGAGTTCAAAACCTTAAGGTAGTCGATGCATCAATTATGCCTGACTGCATTAGAGCGAATACAAATGCAACAGTAATGCTTATTGCTGAAAGAATAATAGATTTATGGTAA
- a CDS encoding glycoside hydrolase family 88 protein yields the protein MIDKVVLLDKAVTLGQIYGSKTDTVVYTQGVGLSARLRLEKLGYFTGAKDFALEFYNELINGRINKEDKDWRNDNRSGILWLDDLFEIINEKNIIDPIIFQSDKFIDSQNSILDPNIQVEDQFFVSALLGRAYKHTKDEKYTKFISSHILDSPLQREDGIYIHSNVAPFTWGRGNGFATYGATEAIKYMKDSKYLDEIINKHYSHIDSLINYQTINGAWRQIIDDENSYEELTSTCMIGYSLASGIKLGYFPEKYMEIVEKAWNFVDNNIENTGVVHESCTGTGSLQKLSDYLIRKRENGFDNRGGSLAAWFLVSIYELEG from the coding sequence ATGATTGATAAAGTTGTTTTATTAGATAAGGCTGTAACTCTTGGTCAAATTTATGGAAGTAAAACAGATACAGTAGTCTATACTCAAGGGGTAGGTTTATCAGCAAGATTGAGATTAGAAAAATTAGGTTATTTTACTGGAGCTAAAGACTTTGCATTAGAGTTTTATAATGAACTTATAAATGGAAGAATTAATAAAGAAGATAAAGATTGGAGAAATGATAATAGATCGGGCATTCTATGGTTAGACGATTTATTTGAAATTATAAATGAAAAAAATATTATTGATCCAATAATTTTTCAGTCTGATAAATTTATAGATTCTCAAAATTCTATTCTTGACCCAAATATTCAAGTAGAGGATCAATTTTTTGTTTCAGCATTATTAGGAAGGGCTTATAAACATACGAAAGATGAAAAATATACAAAATTTATTTCATCTCATATATTAGATTCTCCTTTGCAAAGAGAAGATGGTATTTATATACACTCTAATGTAGCTCCATTTACTTGGGGAAGAGGTAATGGTTTTGCTACCTATGGCGCAACTGAAGCCATTAAGTATATGAAAGATTCTAAATATCTAGATGAAATAATAAATAAACATTATTCTCACATAGATTCCTTAATAAATTATCAAACTATTAATGGTGCATGGAGACAAATTATTGATGATGAAAATTCATACGAAGAACTTACTTCTACTTGTATGATTGGTTATTCTTTAGCCTCTGGAATAAAATTAGGTTACTTTCCAGAAAAGTATATGGAAATAGTTGAAAAGGCATGGAATTTTGTTGATAATAACATAGAAAATACAGGAGTAGTTCATGAATCTTGTACAGGAACAGGATCGCTTCAAAAACTAAGTGATTACTTGATTAGAAAAAGAGAAAATGGCTTTGATAATCGTGGAGGTTCATTAGCGGCTTGGTTTCTTGTTTCTATATATGAATTGGAGGGATAA
- a CDS encoding HEPN domain-containing protein, whose protein sequence is MNEKYQKEHFRWIGQSKYDFDLAIRLMETDFSISCFLFQQAAEKILVSYLVLKGTDKVWGSSISDLSEDCIAIDPTFDFLKSYGPILDKYLFSTRYPTFTMSGSPFQIFTKDDSLKAKEIAEDVIKFCNEKIKEI, encoded by the coding sequence ATGAATGAAAAATATCAAAAAGAGCATTTTAGATGGATTGGTCAATCAAAATATGACTTTGATCTTGCAATAAGATTAATGGAAACTGATTTTTCTATTTCTTGTTTCTTGTTTCAACAAGCTGCAGAGAAAATTTTAGTTTCATATTTAGTTTTGAAGGGAACAGATAAAGTATGGGGTTCTTCTATTTCTGATTTATCTGAAGATTGTATTGCAATAGATCCAACATTTGATTTTTTAAAATCATATGGGCCTATCTTAGATAAGTATTTATTTTCTACCAGGTATCCAACTTTCACAATGAGTGGTTCACCCTTTCAAATTTTTACTAAAGATGACTCCTTAAAGGCTAAAGAGATAGCTGAAGATGTAATAAAGTTTTGTAATGAGAAGATAAAGGAAATTTAA